One genomic window of Salvia miltiorrhiza cultivar Shanhuang (shh) chromosome 4, IMPLAD_Smil_shh, whole genome shotgun sequence includes the following:
- the LOC131020648 gene encoding homeobox-leucine zipper protein ANTHOCYANINLESS 2-like: MNFGDFLDNNSCGGVSARIAADLPYTNTNTNNSIITATTAAAAATMPAAAIAPPRLVSHQSLSSKPAFNSPGLSLALQTGIEGQEMGRMAEKYESSNVVGGRRSRDEEHESRSGSDNMDGASGDDLEVSGRPPRKKRYHRHTPQQIQELEALFKECPHPDEKQRLELSKRLCLETRQVKFWFQNRRTQMKTQLERHENSILRQDNDKLRAENMSIRDAMRNPMCTNCGGPAMIGDVSLEEQHLRIENARLKDELDRVCALAGKFLGRPIPAMGPPMPNSSLELGVGINGFGALTAALPPDYGSPLPIMSPAKSAMNNTTTPIERSLERSMYLELALAAMDELVKIAQTNEPLWVRSLEGGREVLNREEYSRSFTPCIGMKPNGFVAEASRETGAVIINSLALVETLMDSNKWAEMFPCIIARTATTDVISNGMGGTRNGALHLIHAELQVLSPLVPVREVSFLRFCKQHAEGVWAVVDVSIDAIREPSGGAGQYPSCRRLPSGCVVQDMPNGYSKVTWVEHCEYDESAVHEVYRPMINAGMGFGSQRWVATLQRQCECLAILMSSSSPSRDHTAITAGGRRSMLKLAQRMTNNFCAGVCASTLHKWNKLRAENVDEDVRVMTRKSVDDPGEPPGVVLSAATSVWLPVSPQRLFHFLRNEHLRSEWDILSNGGPMQEMAHIAKGHDQGNCVSLLRASAMNSNQSSMLILQETSTDASGSLVVYAPVDIPAMHVVMNGGDSAYVALLPSGFAVAPDGPETEAGSGQRVGGSLLTVAFQILVNSLPTAKLTVESVETVNNLISCTVQKIKAALQCES, encoded by the exons AtgaattttggggattttcttGATAACAATTCCTGTGGTGGTGTGAGTGCAAGAATTGCGGCAGATTTGCCTTACACCAACACCAACACCAACAACTCCATTATCACAGctaccaccgccgccgccgccgccaccatgCCCGCCGCCGCGATTGCTCCGCCACGCCTCGTCTCGCATCAGTCTCTCTCTTCCAAGCCCGCCTTCAACTCCCCCGGCCTCTCCCTCGCTCTC CAAACCGGAATCGAGGGGCAAGAGATGGGAAGAATGGCGGAGAAGTACGAATCGAGCAATGTGGTGggaggaagaagaagcagaGATGAAGAGCACGAGAGCAGATCTGGGAGCGATAACATGGACGGCGCATCTGGAGACGATCTCGAGGTCTCCGGCCGCCCGCCGAGGAAGAAACGATACCACCGCCACACACCTCAGCAAATCCAAGAACTCGAAGC CTTGTTCAAGGAGTGCCCTCACCCCGACGAAAAGCAAAGACTGGAGCTCAGCAAACGCCTTTGCTTGGAAACCAGGCAGGTCAAATTCTGGTTCCAGAATCGCAGAACTCAGATgaag ACGCAGCTGGAGCGGCACGAGAATTCGATCCTGAGGCAAGACAACGACAAGCTCCGAGCCGAGAACATGTCAATAAGAGATGCAATGAGGAATCCGATGTGCACCAACTGCGGCGGCCCCGCCATGATCGGCGACGTCTCCCTCGAGGAGCAGCACCTCCGAATCGAGAACGCCAGACTAAAAGACGAACTGGATCGCGTCTGCGCGCTCGCCGGAAAGTTCCTAGGCCGCCCCATCCCCGCGATGGGCCCGCCGATGCCTAATTCGAGCTTGGAGCTCGGAGTCGGAATCAACGGATTCGGTGCCCTAACCGCCGCGCTGCCCCCCGACTACGGCAGCCCTCTCCCGATCATGTCTCCGGCCAAATCCGCCATGAATAACACCACCACTCCGATCGAGAGGTCGTTGGAGCGATCCATGTATCTGGAGCTCGCATTGGCCGCCATGGACGAATTGGTCAAAATCGCGCAGACAAACGAGCCGCTTTGGGTTCGAAGCTTGGAAGGTGGAAGAGAAGTGCTGAATCGCGAGGAATATTCTAGAAGCTTCACTCCCTGCATCGGAATGAAGCCTAACGGATTCGTGGCGGAGGCTTCGCGCGAGACCGGTGCGGTGATCATCAACAGCTTAGCCCTCGTCGAGACATTGATGGACTCG AACAAATGGGCGGAGATGTTTCCTTGTATAATTGCGAGAACCGCAACCACGGATGTCATATCAAATGGTATGGGAGGAACAAGGAATGGCGCACTTCATctg ATACATGCCGAGCTGCAAGTCCTATCGCCGTTGGTGCCGGTGAGGGAGGTGAGCTTCCTCCGGTTCTGCAAGCAGCACGCGGAGGGCGTGTGGGCCGTCGTGGACGTCTCGATCGACGCCATCCGGGAGCCCTCCGGCGGGGCGGGGCAGTACCCGAGCTGCCGGAGGCTCCCCTCCGGCTGCGTCGTGCAAGATATGCCCAATGGCTATTCAAAG GTTACATGGGTGGAACATTGTGAGTACGATGAGAGCGCCGTTCACGAAGTGTACCGGCCGATGATCAACGCCGGCATGGGGTTCGGGTCGCAACGGTGGGTAGCCACGCTTCAACGACAATGCGAGTGCCTCGCAATCTTGATGTCGTCTTCATCCCCTTCACGAGATCACACCG CGATCACGGCGGGGGGCCGGCGGAGCATGCTGAAACTGGCGCAGCGCATGACCAACAACTTCTGCGCCGGCGTGTGCGCCTCCACGCTCCACAAGTGGAACAAGCTCAGGGCGGAGAACGTGGACGAGGACGTGCGCGTGATGACGCGGAAGAGCGTGGACGATCCCGGGGAGCCGCCCGGGGTGGTGCTCAGCGCCGCCACGTCCGTGTGGCTGCCCGTGTCGCCCCAGAGGCTGTTCCACTTCCTCCGCAACGAGCATCTGCGGAGCGAGTGGGACATCCTCTCCAACGGCGGGCCCATGCAGGAGATGGCCCACATCGCCAAAGGCCATGATCAGGGCAATTGCGTCTCCCTCCTCCGTGCCAGC GCCATGAACTCGAACCAGAGCAGCATGCTAATCCTGCAGGAGACAAGCACAGACGCGTCGGGGTCGCTTGTGGTCTACGCGCCGGTCGACATCCCCGCGATGCACGTGGTCATGAACGGGGGCGACTCCGCCTACGTGGCGCTGCTGCCGTCGGGCTTCGCGGTCGCGCCCGACGGCCCGGAAACGGAAGCCGGGTCGGGCCAGCGGGTCGGCGGGTCGCTGCTGACCGTGGCGTTCCAGATCTTGGTGAACAGCTTGCCTACGGCCAAGCTCACGGTAGAGTCGGTGGAGACCGTCAATAATCTCATATCATGCACCGTTCAGAAAATCAAGGCCGCTCTTCAATGCGAGAGCTGA
- the LOC131020736 gene encoding uncharacterized protein LOC131020736 gives MSSSSGFGSSSSRGRQQMMNDVEVRHCRCKFEGKRLEAKRMTSWTDENPGRRFYGCRNWKTQNCGFFDWYDEPMCERSREVINALKKENTKLVKLHETSKPPMDLEAEIDHLWSVIASWKEESRGVRRRSRFLCIFLIISWCVIIKLLI, from the exons ATGAGTTCCAGCTCAGGATTCGGGTCATCCTCGTCGCGTGGTAGACAGCAGATGATGAACGACGTTGAGGTTAGGCATTGTCGTTGTAAATTTGAAGGCAAGAGGTTGGAAGCTAAGAGAATGACTTCATGGACCGATGAGAACCCTGGGAGAAGGTTCTACGGGTGTCGAAATTGGAAG aCCCAAAATTGTGGTTTCTTTGATTGGTATGACGAACCAATGTGTGAAAGAAGTCGGGAAGTTATAAATGCATTGAAGAAGGAAAACACCAAGCTTGTAAAGCTGCATGAAACTTCGAAGCCCCCCATGGATTTGGAAGCTGAAATTGATCATCTTTGGTCAGTGATTGCAAGTTGGAAAGAAGAGTCAAGGGGTGTTAGAAGGAGAAGCCGTTTTCTTTGCATTTTTCTGATTATTTCATGGTGTGTGATAATCAAGCTTCTTATATAG
- the LOC131023630 gene encoding uncharacterized protein LOC131023630 yields the protein MTLDRIVSEFEDCYGSKPKLVYAADVDYRIDKGLVPLRNPKQCHKVLDYLELLGYEEINLFADHEIDVMPTFVPLEMFLEEDEVLDKGVENTDAGVQLNDLIGLEEVEVTWVKEGEMSDDLDNTQGERAGIKKGEHGDVEDGEQGDELPEVEEGERTGIEEGEQGDELPEVEEGERAGIEEGEQGDELPEVEEGERAGIEEGEGRGHGDDENSSVYSECWESDDEVKSLEQLVGSVEGGEEGSFELGMTFAGAKEARESINAYAVKFGYKLKFIKNEKTRIRVVCINDQSCPFLMHVSKDGDIEGLVIKTLVADHTCCKQREVPSASQTYLAKYFKEVLYRNPRFTSKDMQGHVKDHLKLHVSLHKCKRAKKEIICKLEGSYREEFNRLVAYCNIVKECMPGSKMELQLSTEHLQNQRRVFKRIFVLLEPCRLNWIGGCRPIISLDGCHLKGKTFGVLLTAVGKDGNDGIVPIAWAVVNKENKNNWRWFLGWLRQELNLGTGDEVTLMSDMQKGLMEAVKEVTPAAEHRWCARHIYANWSKKWRGEELKKRFWTTAWSSYEQEYKLNLAKISAINKKAAEDLLHYPTERWCRAYQSTRCSTYMVDNNISESFNSSISDARHKPIISMLEEIRMLVMSRIRDRKVLADHWKSEWCPNAIKLFEANRAASMDCNVLWNGDYGYEVKEGDDKHIVFIDTKKCSCRMWDLSGIPCPHAIAAFHSSQLDPMSVMSKWYHSSMYRKAYENAIQPIPGKKLWDYQFKDIIEAPPVEKKIGRPKKNRVRAPNEPRLKHKLSRIGKTQHCSICGSATHKKHNCPNRPTQASTSTNIGKKQKGQVRGIGLYVKMDTGKQILNLGGSQSIVINEGSQNEADPMTRFPIPNETEIKKQKRKRGEGSSTGDTVQGKKQPRKPFKAPRVQTVAVEQQQVLRRSPRGKNVISTIGSTTTS from the exons ATGACTTTAGATAGGATCGTATCTGAATTTGAGGACTGTTATGGTTCTAAACCTAAACTAGTGTATGCGGCAGACGTAGATTATCGCATTGATAAGGGTCTAGTTCCCCTAAGAAATCCTAAACAGTGTCATAAGGTTCTTGATTACCTAGAATTACTTGGCTATGAAGAGATAAATTTATTTGCAGATCATGAAATTGATGTGATGCCTACTTTTGTACCACTTGAGATGTTTTTAGAAGAAGATGAAGTTCTTGATAAGGGGGTTGAGAATACTGATGCTGGGGTACAATTAAATGACTTGATAGGATTAGAGGAAGTGGAGGTAACTTGGGTAAAGGAAGGTGAGATGAGTGATGATCTAGATAATACTCAGGGAGAGAGGGCTGGGATAAAAAAGGGTGAGCATGGTGATGTAGAAGATGGTGAGCAGGGTGATGAGTTACCTGAGgttgaagagggagagaggacTGGGATAGAAGAGGGTGAGCAGGGTGATGAGTTACCTGAGgttgaagagggagagagggctgGGATAGAAGAGGGTGAGCAGGGTGATGAGTTACCTGAGgttgaagagggagagagggctgGGATAGAAGAGGGTGAAGGGAGAGGGCATGGTGATGATGAGAATTCATCTGTATATAGTGAGTGTTGGGAGAGTGATGATGAGGTTAAAAGCTTAGAGCAGTTGGTTGGGAGTGTTGAAGGGGGAGAGGAGGGTAGTTTTGAATTAGGAATGACCTTTGCAGGGGCAAAGGAGGCTAGGGAATCAATCAATGCATATGCTGTTAAATTTGGGTACAAGTTAAAGTTCATAAAGAATGAAAAGACTAGGATTAGAGTGGTTTGCATAAATGACCAATCATGTCCATTTCTCATGCATGTCTCTAAAGATGGGGACATTGAAGGACTAGTCATCAAGACTCTTGTGGCAGATCACACCTGCTGCAAACAGAGGGAAGTCCCCAGTGCTAGTCAAACATACTTGGCTAAGTACTTTAAAGAGGTACTCTACAGAAATCCTAGGTTCACCTCTAAGGACATGCAAGGTCATGTAAAGGACCATTTGAAGCTTCATGTCAGTTTACACAAGTGTAAAAGGGCAAAAAAAGAGATTATATGCAAGCTTGAGGGTAGCTATAGAGAGGAGTTCAATAGGCTGGTTGCCTATTGTAATATTGTGAAAGAATGTATGCCTGGGAGTAAGATGGAACTCCAACTATCCACTGAGCATCTGCAGAACCAAAGGAGAGTTTTTAAGAGAATATTTGTCCTCTTAGAACCTTGTAGGTTGAACTGGATAGGGGGTTGCAGGCCAATCATTTCTCTTGATGGTTGCCATTTGAAAGGCAAGACATTTGGTGTTCTGTTGACAGCAGTTGGGAAGGATGGGAATGATGGAATTGTGCCCATTGCTTGGGCAGTTGTAAACAAAGAGAACAAGAACAATTGGAGGTGGTTTCTGGGCTGGTTGAGGCAGGAGCTCAACCTTGGAACAGGTGATGAGGTGACTCTTATGTCAGATATGCAAAAG GGATTGATGGAGGCTGTGAAGGAAGTGACTCCTGCAGCTGAACATAGGTGGTGTGCCAGGCATATTTATGCCAATTGGAGTAAGAAGTGGAGAGGAGAGGAGTTAAAGAAGCGGTTTTGGACTACTGCATGGAGCTCATATGAGCAAGAGTATAAGTTGAATTTGGCCAAGATTTCAGCTATAAACAAGAAGGCAGCCGAGGATCTACTCCACTATCCTACTGAAAGATGGTGCAGAGCCTATCAAAGCACAAGGTGTTCAACCTACATGGTGGATAATAACATCAGTGAGTCTTTCAATTCAAGTATTTCTGATGCTAGACATAAGCCAATAATTTCAATGCTAGAGGAGATTAGGATGTTGGTAATGAGTAGGATAAGGGATAGGAAAGTGCTTGCTGATCACTGGAAGAGTGAATGGTGCCCTAATGCAATTAAACTGTTTGAGGCAAATAGGGCAGCTAGTATGGATTGTAATGTTCTCTGGAATGGTGACTATGGCTATGAGGTGAAGGAGGGAGATGACAAGCACATAGTATTTATAGATACTAAGAAGTGCAGTTGTAGGATGTGGGATTTGAGTGGCATCCCATGCCCTCATGCCATAGCTGCCTTTCACTCAAGTCAGTTGGACCCTATGTCTGTGATGAGTAAATGGTACCATAGCTCGATGTATAGGAAAGCTTATGAGAATGCTATACAGCCAATACCTGGGAAGAAACTTTGGGATTATCAGTTTAAAGACATCATTGAAGCTCCACCAGTTGAGAAGAAGATAGGGAGGCCCAAGAAGAATAGGGTAAGAGCTCCAAATGAGCCCAGATTGAAACACAAATTGTCAAGGATTGGTAAAACACAACACTGCAGCATTTGTGGAAGTGCAACCCACAAGAAACATAACTGCCCTAACAGGCCTACACAG GCTTCAACATCCACAAACATTGGCAAGAAGCAGAAAGGTCAAGTTAGGGGAATTGGTCTATATGTCAAGATGGATACAGGAAAGCAGATTCTAAAT CTTGGAGGATCACAATCAATTGTGATCAATGAAGGCTCACAAAATGAAGCAGATCCAATGACAAGGTTCCCAATACCAAACGAAACAGAGATAAAGAAgcaaaagagaaagagaggtgAAGGCAGCTCCACTGGAGACACAGTGCAGGGAAAGAAACAACCAAGAAAACCATTCAAAGCTCCAAGAGTGCAGACAGTGGCtgtggagcaacaacaagtcCTCAGAAGGAGTCCAAGAGGAAAGAATGTTATCTCAACTATTGGCTCAACAACCACTAGTTGA
- the LOC131020674 gene encoding shaggy-related protein kinase alpha-like: MNMMRRLKSITSGRSSVSDPGGEPSTIKRVKVEQEIDLIGTVENSMRDPEQHSDDNGTLEASSSSHDDRGDKSGYDELPKEMNEMKIRDDNKTGGDNEESVKDVEPTVISGNGTETGQIIVTSVGGRNGKPKQTMSYMAERVVGTGSFGVVYQAKCLETGESVAIKKVLQDRRYKNRELQIMQLLSHPNVVQLKHSFYSTTEKNEVYLNVVLEFVPETVYRASRHYSRVNQYMPVFYVQLYVYQICRALNYIHRVIGVCHRDIKPQNLLVNPNTHQLKICDFGSAKMLVPGEPNISYICSRYYRAPELIFGATEYTTAIDMWSVGCVMAELLLGQPLFPGESSVDQLVEIIKVLGTPTREEIKCMNRNYTEFKFPQIKAHPWHKVFHRRMPAEAVDLVSRLLQYSPTLRFTALEACAHPFFDELRAPNAFLPNGRPLPPLFDFSPEELAGAPRELLQRLIPEHSRKQAS; encoded by the exons ATGAATATGATGCGGCGGCTGAAGAGCATTACTTCCGGCCGCTCCTCCGTTTCAGAtcct GGTGGGGAGCCTAGCACTATTAAGAGGGTGAAGGTGGAGCAAGAAATCGATCTGATAGGGACGGTAGAGAACAGTATGAGGGATCCGGAGCAGCACAGCGATGACAATGGCACTTTAGAAGCATCATCTAGTAGTCATGATGATAGAGGCGACAAGTCTGGCTACGATGAACTTCCCAAGGAAATGAATGAGATGAAGATCAGAGATGATAATAAGACTGGTGGTGATAATGAGGAGAGTGTCAAG GATGTGGAACCGACGGTCATCAGTGGCAACGGGACAGAAACTGGTCAGATAATCGTGACTTCAGTTGGTGGCCGGAATGGGAAGCCGAAGCAG ACAATGTCGTACATGGCTGAGCGCGTTGTTGGTACTGGTTCATTCGGAGTTGTCTATCAG GCGAAATGCCTTGAAACGGGTGAATCCGTGGCTATAAAGAAGGTGCTTCAGGATAGGAGATACAAGAACAGGGAATTGCAGATAATGCAGTTACTTAGCCACCCAAACGTCGTACAGCTGAAGCATTCCTTCTATTCTACTACGGAGAAGAACGAGGTGTACCTAAATGTTGTTCTCGAGTTTGTACCAGAAACTGTTTATCGGGCTTCCAGGCACTACAGCAGAGTCAATCAGTACATGCCTGTCTTCTATGTGCAACTCTATGTATACCAG ATATGCCGAGCCCTAAACTACATTCATAGAGTTATTGGAGTCTGTCACCGGGACATTAAACCACAGAATCTACTG GTTAATCCTAACACGCATCAGCTTAAGATCTGCGATTTTGGGAGTGCAAAGATGTTG GTACCTGGTGAACCAAATATCTCGTACATCTGCTCCCGGTATTATAGGGCTCCCGAGCTCATCTTTGGAGCTACAGAATACACGACTGCAATTGATATGTGGTCGGTTGGCTGTGTTATGGCTGAGCTACTCTTGGGGCAG CCTCTCTTTCCCGGGGAGAGCAGTGTCGATCAGCTGGTTGAAATAATCAAG GTTTTGGGAACTCCAACGAGGGAGGAAATCAAGTGCATGAATAGAAACTACACTGAATTCAAATTCCCTCAGATTAAAGCCCATCCATGGCACAAG GTATTTCACAGGAGAATGCCAGCTGAGGCAGTGGATCTCGTGTCGAGGCTTCTCCAATATTCTCCGACTCTACGTTTCACAGCT TTGGAGGCTTGTGCACACCCTTTCTTCGATGAGTTGAGAGCACCAAACGCGTTCTTACCAAACGGGCGGCCACTGCCTCCTCTGTTCGACTTTTCACCCGAAG AACTGGCTGGTGCACCTCGCGAGCTGCTGCAACGGCTCATTCCAGAACATTCGAGGAAGCAAGCTTCGTAA